Genomic segment of Deltaproteobacteria bacterium:
CCCCCTATACCGAAAGAGAACTGCCTATCTAAGAGCTTTATCCGCGACCTTCGCGAAAAGAGAAAGGTGACTATGGTGGTGATCGCTGACCGGCTGTCTACATTCTGGAGGCAGACAAAATCATTGTTGCCGATCAAGGTCGGGTCGTGAAGCAGGGAGCCCATGATCAGCTCGTGCACAATGACGAGTGGTACACAAGGTGTTCCTCGCTTTAAAAAGGCGACAAAAACTGAACAACTCAACACGGAGAGGGGCATGAGGGAAATCTTTTTCAATGGAGTCCGGGTTGCGGATGATACCGACGCTTATGTTATCGCCGAGATCGGGCACAACCATCAGGGAAATGTGGAGACCGCCAAAAGCTTATTCAAATCCGCTAAAGAATGCGGGGCCCATGCGGTGAAACTCCAGAAAAGGAACAACAGAACTCTGTTTACCAAGGCATTGTATGATTCCCCTTACACTGGAGAGAACAGTTATGGAGACACTTACGGCGCTCATCGTGAAGCTTTGGAACTCGGCGAATCCGAGTACCGAGAACTTCAAGCTTATGCGAAAGAACTCGGATTGACAATGTTCGCCACGGCTTTTGACTTCGAGAGCGCCGATTTTTTAGAACGCTTGGACATGCCCATATACAAGATTGCTTCAGGGGATTTGACCAACACACCCTTACTTAAACATATCGCCGCCTTTGGTAAACCAATGATCCTGAGCACTGGCGGTGGCACTATGGACGACATCCAAAAGGCCTGCGACACGGTTATGTCCATCAACCCACAATTATGCATCCTCCAGTGTACGGCTTGCTATCCCGTGGAAGATTATGCGGACATGAACCTGCGGGTCATCTCCACGCTGCGGCGGTCTTTCCCCACCAATGTTATCGGCCTCTCGGATCATGAAAGTGGCATTTCTATGGCCCTGGTGGCTTACACCCTGGGGGCTAGGGTCATTGAAAAGCATTTCACCTTGAATCGTTCCTGGCGTGGCACCGACCATGCTTTTTCCTTGGCTCCCGTTGGATTACGGCGCCTTG
This window contains:
- a CDS encoding N-acetylneuraminate synthase family protein, which encodes MREIFFNGVRVADDTDAYVIAEIGHNHQGNVETAKSLFKSAKECGAHAVKLQKRNNRTLFTKALYDSPYTGENSYGDTYGAHREALELGESEYRELQAYAKELGLTMFATAFDFESADFLERLDMPIYKIASGDLTNTPLLKHIAAFGKPMILSTGGGTMDDIQKACDTVMSINPQLCILQCTACYPVEDYADMNLRVISTLRRSFPTNVIGLSDHESGISMALVAYTLGARVIEKHFTLNRSWRGTDHAFSLAPVGLRRLVRDLKRARKAMGDGVKRRLPREEKPLFKMRKKIVAARDLPAGHVLTRNDVALKSPGDGLPPFE